The Faecalibacter bovis genome includes the window CATTAAAATTGAACCTGAAACACGTATTCAAGGTTTTATTGATTCGGATCAAAATAAACTAGATGTTAAGTTAGATACGCCTGGGATTTCTTATGCTGGAATCGAACTGTTTCAGTCAAAAGTTAATCTGAATACATTAGAAGAGACAAATAATTTAAACGCAAAAATAGATAGTTTAAAAGTTAGTGGAATTACGATTAAGGATATTGACATTCGTTCAATTCCTAAAAATGATACATTATTAGTTGAAACTGATTTTAAGATTGGTGATTTAAATCCAGTTGATTTTAATTTAAATCTTTATCATACCGTTTCGGATAAAAGAGAATATTACATTTTTGGTTTTTCACCGTCAACAATTACGATTGATTCGACAAAATGGAGTATCAATCCGAAAAATGATCGTCAGTCAAACCGTATGATTTTAAATCCTGTGAAAAAATCATTCATGGTTCAGGATTTGGTTTTAGAATCGGATGATCAGCATTTAGATATTACAGGAGTTTTCTATGAAAAAGAAAATTTCAACTTTAATGCAAACTTTAACCAGTTACATTTAGATAAAATTATACCTAAAGCACTTTTAGGAAAACTAGAATTAGAAGGTATTGCTAATGGTCAAGTTAATGTTGTTCGCACAAAAGAAAAATTAGAACCGACCTTACAAACTACTGTTTCAGGTTTAGAATTGAATAACTTTTTACTTGGAGATTTATCTTTAAATGGGGGGTATAATATAGAAGATAATCGTTTCAACTTTGATTTAAGTTTACTTCGTGAAAATATTGAATCTGTTAAAGCTAACGGAGATATAATCAATAAACCATCTGGTCCTGAACTTGATATTTATGCAAATTTAGATGACTTTCACGTTGATTTCTTAGAAGGTTTCTTAGGTTCAGTTTTCTCTAATATGCGTGGAAAAATGTCAGGAGATGTTCATATCGATGGTCCATTAACTTTGCCAAATTTAAATGGTGATTTAGTTGCAAAGGATTTAGGTATGAAAGTGAATTTCCTTGGTGTGGATTATTTATTTGAAGGAGAAAATAGTTTGTTCGTTTCCAAAGAAGGTAATAGACAAGGTATTATCATGTTAGATGATGTAAAAGTGAAAGATACAGCATTTAATACGACTGGTGTTGTCAATGGTGCGTTGCTTTTCCGTAATATTAGCGAATGGGGTTTAAACTTACAATTTGACGCTGATAATCTATTGGTCATGAACACAACAATCAAGGATAATGAGTTGTTTTATGGTAAAATATTTGCACAAGGGGATGTGTTAATGATGGGGCCGGTAGATCAATTAGGAATCTACGGTAATGCAACAATTGTAGGAAATTCCGAATTAACGATTAATACAGGTAGTACAACCATCGAAAGCGAAAGTAATTTAGTTCGTTTCGTTCCTGATCAAACGGTTTTAGTTGCTGATAAAATTGAAAATCGTATCAAAGGTATGACGATAGATTTGTCGATTAATGCATATCCTAATGCGCAAGTTAATTTAGTATTTGATGCGGCTACAAACGATAAGGCTTCAGCTCGTGGAACAGCCGAAAATCTTAGATTCTTGATGAATAATACGGGTCTAAGTTTAACTGGAGTTTATAATATTGAAAGCGGAATTTATGAATTCCGTCAAATACCTTTAATTCCAAAAGATTTTAAAGTTGCAAAAGGTTCTGCAGTTCAGTTTTCTGGAAATCCGATGGATGCTACACTTCAAATTCATGCAATTTACGAACGTAGTGTTTCAAATGTTGGGGATTATTTAGGAATTGGATTTTCGCAAATTTATGATACTGAATTATCAATAGATATTACAGAAACTTTAGCTAAACCACAAATTGATTTCGGACTTACGTTACCAAATGCAGGATCAGATATTAATTCTCAGTTGCAATCAAAGTTTCGTTCAAATCAAGAAGAGCAAATGATGCAATTCTCATATATCTTACTTACTGGTAAGTTTGGAGATGCTTTAGATATTACTTCAGGAGTTACAAGTACGGCTGCCGATATTGGTTTGTCAACTATTGCAGGTATGCTTTCATCTATTATTAATGGAGTAAATATCGATTTAGAATACGTTGGTGGAAGTCAGCAATCTGGTACTAATGACAAGTTAAGATATTCTTTAAGTTATCAGATTAACGAACGATTACGTATTCGTGGAGCTTACGGGATGGCTGTTAGAAATCAGTATGTAGAAAATTTTGATGGTAATCTTGACTTAACTTACGATGTTTCAAAAGCTAATAATGGTTCTTTAGTTTTAAATGCTTTTACAAAGCCAACTACTTTTGGGATTCAGCAATTCACCGGTAATTCGATGATGAACCAAAGTTATGGTGCAGGTATTACGTACAATGCTTCGTTTGATAATTTCAGAGAATTTATCGGTGAAAAACATCAGAAAAAAGAAGCTAAAGCTATCATTAAAGCAAATGCTGAAGAAGTTACTCCTGTAAAAAAAGATACTATAAAAGAGAACAAACCTGTTTCTTTAAATGATTCTTTATCTGGACATCCAGTTTCTAAAAACAAAGAATCTAATCTCAACGAAGAAAAACCTAAAAAGGCCGGAAGAGGACTCGTTAGAATGCGATAAAAAAAAAGAGTTTATTGTTGGTTAGACAATAAACTCGCGCAAACAAACAAAAGTGATTAGTTCTTAATAAATTAGAACTTCAATTCAACAAATCTAAATATATTAAATAAATCATTAAAAATAATTTTGTCCCTTGTGAGTATTATTTATATTTTTGCTAAAAATTAAACTGATTTTTTGTTAAAATAATAATAATAGGCAAAAACAAGGAAAATGAATTACGTAATTGATGAAGTTGATAAGAAGATTTTAATGTATTTAATTGATAATACAAGAATGCCTTTTACAGAAATAGCGAAAAAAATGAATGTTTCGGCAGGAACTATTCACGTTCGTGTAAAAAAATTAGAAGAAGCAGGTATTATTAAAGGAACTACACTAATTACTGATTATGATAAAATGGGATACCAGTTCGTTGCTTATGTTGGTTTACTTTTAACGAAGACAAGCAAAACTCAACGAGTGATTGATGAGTTATACAAAATCCCTAACGTAACAGTTGTTCACGTTGTTTCAGGAAAATATAATATTTTTTGTAAAATTCGTGCAAAAGATACTGGTGATGCAAAAGAAGTTATCTATAGAATTGATCAAATTGATGATGTTTTAAGAACAGAATCTATGATCTCTTTAGAAGAGTCATTTAATGACAAAAATAGATTGATGCATTCAATTTTTCAGTAAAATTTTAAGGAATCGTATTTAACCTAATCCACAAATGACAGCAGAAGAAAAAGATATATTCTTTCAAGTTGCACTTTGTTCAAGTCTTGTTTTATTTGGATTTGACGGTGATGAACTTAAAGTTTTAGTGTATAAAAAGGCTAGTGAACCTTTTAAAGGTGCTTTAGTTTTACCAGGAAAGTATATTGCACCAGATGTTAGTAACGATCAGGCAATTCACGAATTACTTACAGAAAAAATTGCATACAACGAACACGAAACTTATATCGAGCAGTTAAAAGCTTTTACAAAAGTTTTCCGTAATCCTATGGGGCGTGTTGTAAATGTTGCTTATTATGCTTTGGTAAAATTAACTCCAGAAATTGAGGAAAAAGTTAAAAATCAAGGTGGTGAATGGTTCCCTTACGACAGAGTTCCTGATCTTGCATTTGATCATAACGAAATTATTCAATACGCTAAAGAACGTGTTAAACGTAGAGTAAAACGTCGTCCAGTAGGATTTAACCTTTTACCAGAAGAATTTACGATCGCTCAATTACAAAGTCTTTATGAAAAAGCTTTGAATAGAGAATTAGATAAACGAAATTTTCGTAAAAAGATTTTCAATTCAAACTTAATTATAGAAACGGGTAATACAACTGATCCAAAACTTCACCGTAAAGTGTCTAAATTATACCGTTTCGATGAAGAGAAGTATGAAAAATTAAGTTTAAAAGGTTACGATTTCCTTTTCTAACAGTAAGAAATATGACACATAAAGAAAGTCAAAATCAAGAAATCGAAAGAGACGATATTTTTGACAGAAGTAATTTAATTAACCAATC containing:
- a CDS encoding translocation/assembly module TamB domain-containing protein produces the protein MEKLNKSLNTRMYVDSVDIDFFGKIYLNDISIKDDRDLDFITGRQLQTSLSVWSIISNPDYINLKEVKLVEPNIQVITYKGDSVSNFIKFVNGFSSDKPKDPTRIFKLDGDFFIKNGKVSIINQNSGNVWLKSHNLQLHILDFKLVGGDITGELANFCFEAERNGEKYSVKNFTGKVHYSDKEIRVDNLNMRTAESVLHGHLLMSYKQPSDMSDFNNKVFWDVFFDRGSVINFKDIRYFTNLFDKNNSVEVYGKVDGTLNNLNFKNFELKGGDNYIGANHLNLTDMMNGSLLKIKTNNLKANTSYQKLTSLLPTFVSTKIPVFIQRFGNMNYRGDLMLNPSTISIDGYAITALGDADVKAELINYKNPKSMLYSGTIDAKNLNIQQIADVKDLGYVSGKFKFNGAGTDIAKMKLDLDGGLRYIDLMGKRYNNITVDGEIKNNSFNGLFDIKDPNLNAQLNGRINFSGKPYDFDFTSKIREINLDFLGITKNMKAVVRGDVTGDFSLTNLNDLRGNIDLRNVYFRSKKDTISFDHITLNSVVDGNRKIMDLNVPNYMNATIDGKFKVTEVVNVINNSLVPLVPSFKQKKVSPGQQFNFDVYVEQNLLSYFDESIKIEPETRIQGFIDSDQNKLDVKLDTPGISYAGIELFQSKVNLNTLEETNNLNAKIDSLKVSGITIKDIDIRSIPKNDTLLVETDFKIGDLNPVDFNLNLYHTVSDKREYYIFGFSPSTITIDSTKWSINPKNDRQSNRMILNPVKKSFMVQDLVLESDDQHLDITGVFYEKENFNFNANFNQLHLDKIIPKALLGKLELEGIANGQVNVVRTKEKLEPTLQTTVSGLELNNFLLGDLSLNGGYNIEDNRFNFDLSLLRENIESVKANGDIINKPSGPELDIYANLDDFHVDFLEGFLGSVFSNMRGKMSGDVHIDGPLTLPNLNGDLVAKDLGMKVNFLGVDYLFEGENSLFVSKEGNRQGIIMLDDVKVKDTAFNTTGVVNGALLFRNISEWGLNLQFDADNLLVMNTTIKDNELFYGKIFAQGDVLMMGPVDQLGIYGNATIVGNSELTINTGSTTIESESNLVRFVPDQTVLVADKIENRIKGMTIDLSINAYPNAQVNLVFDAATNDKASARGTAENLRFLMNNTGLSLTGVYNIESGIYEFRQIPLIPKDFKVAKGSAVQFSGNPMDATLQIHAIYERSVSNVGDYLGIGFSQIYDTELSIDITETLAKPQIDFGLTLPNAGSDINSQLQSKFRSNQEEQMMQFSYILLTGKFGDALDITSGVTSTAADIGLSTIAGMLSSIINGVNIDLEYVGGSQQSGTNDKLRYSLSYQINERLRIRGAYGMAVRNQYVENFDGNLDLTYDVSKANNGSLVLNAFTKPTTFGIQQFTGNSMMNQSYGAGITYNASFDNFREFIGEKHQKKEAKAIIKANAEEVTPVKKDTIKENKPVSLNDSLSGHPVSKNKESNLNEEKPKKAGRGLVRMR
- a CDS encoding Lrp/AsnC family transcriptional regulator produces the protein MNYVIDEVDKKILMYLIDNTRMPFTEIAKKMNVSAGTIHVRVKKLEEAGIIKGTTLITDYDKMGYQFVAYVGLLLTKTSKTQRVIDELYKIPNVTVVHVVSGKYNIFCKIRAKDTGDAKEVIYRIDQIDDVLRTESMISLEESFNDKNRLMHSIFQ
- a CDS encoding NUDIX hydrolase; translation: MTAEEKDIFFQVALCSSLVLFGFDGDELKVLVYKKASEPFKGALVLPGKYIAPDVSNDQAIHELLTEKIAYNEHETYIEQLKAFTKVFRNPMGRVVNVAYYALVKLTPEIEEKVKNQGGEWFPYDRVPDLAFDHNEIIQYAKERVKRRVKRRPVGFNLLPEEFTIAQLQSLYEKALNRELDKRNFRKKIFNSNLIIETGNTTDPKLHRKVSKLYRFDEEKYEKLSLKGYDFLF